Within Topomyia yanbarensis strain Yona2022 chromosome 2, ASM3024719v1, whole genome shotgun sequence, the genomic segment TAGCTTCAGCGTTTACCCCTGAACTCTTTGCACAACATACTAATATAAACCGTCGTCTTTCGCTTTGTGAAGGGAAATTTGTGGAAAGTTTTATAGCCACGTCGTAATAATTGACATAGAAAGTAAAGAGAGGCCTTCAATGTTACACAGGTCCTATTTTCCCCGGAAGTGTAGTTTAATTTTTGCTGTCAAGTTTGCTACTGAGCTTGTCAGCATTGACAGATGGACAATTTAAAATGGTCTATACTGTTACACTTGTAGCTTTAAATGTACTGACATCGCGGCACTAAtgttgaacaattttttataGAAGTTTAATTAGTTGGTCCGACATGAAAATCTGTTCTCTGTGTATAGTAACTAGATGGTAAAAGACATCGGATACTCCATTCAATGTACTGCTGTACTTATACTGTTAAGGGATCCCTGAAAATCACAGTTGCTCTTATTATCTATATACATGTTAACTTAGTTCCCTTTTACTTTCTTAAAATTCTATCACAAACATTCTATTCTCAGCATTGGACATATATGTCTGCTCTTATGTGGTAGTACGGCTACGTGACTATTGATACGATGGTTCACATAAATTACTTGATATAATCTAGGACAGGATCCGCCGGCTGGCTTCTTTTTCCaaagaaaaaacctatttttttaGCCCCTGATGGAAGTAACACAAAGTTGTTTCCAATATGTTGGTTTTAACCATGcactttatttgattgattttttatgaaccAATTTCACGAGAACTGGTTTGGATTCTCAAATTAGATTAGATTTGGTTTAGTAGAAGAATCGAATCTACAtacagtaaaaaaatattagtaAAATAAGAGTCTTTCACTATTAGCAAAAAACAatcaacgcatactcttaggttgaaaaaaaaacttaattttgaTTACTATTCTGCATTAgcttaaaatgaaattttttgttttgattattattcttgattaatttaaaattttactttcaacctaatagtaggcgttgatttttttttttttgcaaagagCGGagcaccaatattttttttctgtgtgtgaatTTAATGtggttttagaaaagtttttggAAACGAAAACTTATTTGCCATCATCTGATTTGTGTGATGTGTATAAAAACATAAGTCACAAAATAACGTTAAATTTGTTGTTTATATCCCGCGTAAAATAATACCCCCATGGTAATGGTCTAATTTCACCCCCATTGCATGATGTTTTCATAGTGTTTAGATCGGATCCAACCACGAAAACGCCATCAGCATGGTCCGGTGGATCGCATATATAAACCATATTTTGATGTATTTAGGGGTTATTGCGACTTGACGCGGACCATATTaatggttttttttaaagaattgtATGGTGTCTGTGCGCACGAGAATTTGCTCGGGATTAATGCAGTAAACAATCGTTGTTATAAAACAAATCATGATAtcagagcatgttcaggagtgtttcagttctagattcataattttgacagttctattatataaaactgaaaattttaaagctAGAACTTGCTgttcccagcagcagttttagcggatgttctGTTCAGTTTAAAATTAATGTCTCGCCattccttcagcgttactgcattcaaatttatttttccacagtctatcgggtctaagtgtctgtgctgaaaactttgcatgcatttaaaacacagttctaaacgtgttttaaaatcagcaacaaatagaacggagtcgtataacagtttaaattttgaaacaaaactgttcgaaattataaaaccaaaacgctctgctggggatgtgaacgTTTCAGTTCCAGtactactttgaaactcctatacaaaataaaacgctcctaaACATGCCAcgtttagggcatgttcaggagcgttttattttatataggagtttcaaagtagaactggaactgaaacattcacatttccagcagagcgttttgttttataatttcgaacagttttgtttcaaaatttaaaactgttatatgccgccgttctatttgttgatgattttaaaacacgtttagaactgtgtttttaatacatgcaaagttttcagcacagacacttagacccgatggactggggaaaaataaatttgaatgcagtaacgctgaaggcatgccgagacataaattttaaactgaatagaacacccaCTAAAACTACTGCTGGGGGCAAcaagttccagttttaaaattttctgcttcatattatagaactgtcaaaattatgaatctaaaactgaaacactcctgaacatgctcttagaacggtgttttaaatacatggagAGTACTCAGCACAGatacttagacccgatagactggggaaaaataaatttgaatgcagtaacgctgaaggcatgacGAGACATGAATTATAAACTGAATGGAACAcacgctaaaactgctgctggggacagcaagttttagttttaaaattttcagttttatattatagaactgtcaaaattctgaatcTAGATTTGAAACGCTCCTAAACATGCCCTTACACTTATTTAGACAACACTTCCAGTTAGCCCTTTAGTACCTTTTGATTCCGCACGCCGAACGTTATTTattcatcgatagcatacttttctatctgtcTCGTGTTTCTTctcttgtaaattttatgcattggacatatttgGTCTATCCAATCTATGCTTACACGCAGAATTTtgtttatgcatcgatagcatacttttctatctgcctctcgtttcttctgctgtaaattttatgcattggacatattcggtctatccactcattgaatgcttattagaagtttatgcatgaaaatgcataaaaatcacagcagaagaaaagagacgggaagagaaagtatgctaactatgcatattttaaTTTCTCAGTGTACAAGAAGAATGCatgaaaattcataaaaatcacagcagaagaaaagagacgggaatagaaagtatgttaaagtacgattcagacgatacatcagcttccgtcaacgtcaacggaacgtcgccgttccgtcaggataagttacgtgcagttaaatggaggcattcacacacaacatcaacggcacggaacgttttgacgtacggcatgtgtgaacgggcacaacagaaaagtattaaacttatcctgacggaacggtgacgttccgttgacggaagctgatgtatcgtctgaatcgtacttaaagtacgattcagacgatacatcagcttccgtcaacgtcaacggaacgtcaccgttccgtcaggataagtttaatacttttctgttgtgcccgttcacacatgccgtacgtcaaaacgttccgtgccgttgattttgtgtgtgaatgcctccatttaactgcatgtaacttatcctgacggaacggcgacgttccgttgacgttgacggaagctaatgtatcgtctgaatcgtacttaactatgcatatttttgtttctcagtgcaagccatacacacttaattttgttctaccgaatttcagcatttttcgcaATTTTTACACCGTCGAGCACTCTGCTAACAAAGCTTTTACCGAGATCTCAGTAGAAGTGACGTTTGttgctgaaactcggaaaatatatagCTGAAAATCATCGAATTAAAGCCACTTTGCTGAGCTACCAGTTGAAATTTTTACTGACTGTTCAACGTTGTGGAAATTACcgaactgaattgagtgtgtataCGCCTGTTGATGCCCATTTTATCCAATCACAATCTGGTTCGTGATTGGCTCGACAGCCTGAAACTGAACTGGCGGATCCTGTCTTAGGGTATAACCGATGTCAGACATTATCCTAACGTGTCGAACTATCGTTACAATTCACATCCCTAATATTTTTCGCTAGGGGTATAACCACGGTTATCATTGCCGTATACCATTGAAATACCGTCACAACTTTTGCCCTGCTGAAGATTGATGGTGGAATTTGTCGGTAGAATCGGCTTCGGGTTGAAGTAGCGCAGATAGACGAAGCTGCGTAGTTTGTAAGCGAAGAACATCAGAACCTGAACGATGACTGCCAGTACGATTGTCCCCACAACGGTTACCATGGCCGGTCCAGGCGTGCGCCAGTCAAGCACGTTGTAGATGTACGGGCGACCTTTCCTGAAACGAAATGATAACTTGTAATCTGAGTCTGTATTATTACTAAGATAGTCTCatataaaatcaacaaattgaactggttggcaaagctgtatcAATGTACAACATGCGGCCCTATGACCtttgatacagaactcctatcttTTACTTCTCGTATTGCAAACCGAGCTACACGCCATCTTATGCCGTAACATTTTGCATGTAATCAGGGCTGAGTCGGCATCTAGACTCagccgctgtcagttcatacattttgacagcggttAGGGCTGGAGCCTGGGTCGGTATCGCTTCGAATGGAAGCGACAGTAGTGGAGATCGGATGGAATctattcaatattaattcttcaaaagggctaatgagatttttgtaaacaaacttctttcgctcattactccgcagccgagttgaatttcatgacaaatacacatgaatcagcatctttacccttggtagaatcaatttcaaatgttttctgtgttgaaattgtaacaaaataagagaaattagcaaaacaaaagtttgtttacaaatcttattagccctattcaaaagttgatatggtaTTATCCTATGATGACAGAAATGAgaaattgtaaaattactggTGAATCCGCCATGAAAAGTAAATCTTTTACTACAGTTACGGCGCAAACGTAGTTTTACCccatcggactaacattccttctctTCCCtgctgcgatctacgttcggactGGGTCGGCGTCAATAAACAACTTAGGTTTACCAGAAGTTGTACATTGAAGGATGATTTGATACTCCCAGGCAATATCTGCTAGACCAGATCAAGAACGGAGTTGCAACCatgggtggtcgcacaagcccAAGCTATAAAACCCATAAGTTGAACTGTTTGCACGATAGTTGGTAACCGACTTAAGCAATATTACGAGGGCTGCTTCATAGGTAGCCTATACCGCCTACTAAGCAATAAAAAAGTACAAAGCTATGTACCCTCGTATTATGTAGTCTTTTTTGCTTATTTCACTGTTGTTTCAAAAGTTTTTGTAATGTTTTCACATTTTGACAGTCTGAATGATAGTGAGGCAATTAATCTTTCTATGCAATACAAATTTATGAAAGCATTTTTCTTACGATCAGTGATTTGTGTCCTTCCTAGGAAAACGTAAGAATTTGGGTAAAAAAGTATGAATATGGTAGACAGAGCCCTGGAGACTTCCCTCGTTCTGGAGGTCAAAAAACAGCTGTAATACCAGACCCAGACCAGAATATCGACCTGTTCCATAATTTGGTCATATCCGATTTTCGTGTTACCAGGAATCAGGGATTAGAATATATTGACTCGATTTGCACGTTATTCATGttattcggagatttgtgccttgccatatCGTCTCATAATTTTTTTGATGGGAAGAGAAAAAATGGGGAAACAGAAAATGACAACACAATACAGTGAACAACCTGGATTCGTTCCTAACAAAGGAATAATAAACCCTACGGATAATGCCTTCAGCTCTTTACACACTTGGTtgggaacaatagcatatccttcagtttcagctctctgtacataggttcaattatgtatggagaaccaaaaatccggatacgtaattgcatcactacagggcagttgcatatcaaatgatatgatgttccgtaatcagattcacaaagatcacatgaataatactcagcgcgctgaatagtagccatgtgataattgaatactgcagttgtgcttggaaaaaatgtaagagcatgttcaggagtgtttcatttctagattcataattttgacagttctattatataaaactgaaaattttaaaactataacttgctgtccccagcagcagttgtagcggatgttctattcagtttaaaattcatgtctcgccattccttcagcgttactgcattcaaatttatttttccccagtctatcgggtctaagtgtatgtgctgaaaactttgcatgtatttaaaacacagttctaaacgtgttttaaaatcagcaacaaatagaacggagtcgtataacagttttaaatttttaaacaaaacttcgaaataataaaacaaaacgctctgctggggatgtgaatgtttcagttccagttctactttgaaactcctatacaaaataaaacgctcctgaacatgccctaacaaattctttgacattttcggactcacatccggcagaaaagtctttgtttgaacgcaagtttgcaagctacgccaatggttggcatgttcggatgcagcccaagagcgaatcttgtgctttatccaacttatcgacagtggtgagaactggttctggaccaacgaagtcagtcgcagcgccagctgtAGCCAATTCGTCTGCCCAATCAATTCCAGTAATACTGGCATGATCAGGTACCCATAGAAAATAGATagtatttgaaatgctaagttgtTCGACTTGAGTTCGACaagcgattactaatttcgatctcgaatctgtcgAACTAAATGCTTTCAGTGCAGGCTGACTGTCAGAGctaaaatagattcttttaccgcaaattctctGCTGAAGTTCCGATTGTGCGCCCcacagaatcgcgaagatttctgcttggaatacggtacagtttctaccaagcgaatgagattggtataatctcatttcacgacagtagacaccagcaccagctcgGGCCTACAACAAAGAACCATCAGTTTAACAAACTACATAATCTTCAAGTCGCTCCATCTAGCCATCTCCATCCATCTAGCCATTCCTTACGATgaagaattctcacattgaaagttttaaaaagaaaactacTGCGAGCAAGTGTTatctcatcccaagtaaccatttggggccacagtcttgtgtgaatagttgcacgatctattgggttactgttccaaagcccagtaatcttaagtgcttcttgtttcagaaacacatatagtggttttatgttcaagagtgcctctaaagcagcagtaggtgttgtcgagaacgcaccaatcatcgccatcaagaccatcctgtGAAGATGGTTGACATAAGGCTTGgtacatcaaatcaaaaagtgtgtttattcaaataccggtgatcattatatgataatcatcggcgaaaccaaaTATCGGAAACACACacgctcattaagtttcctcaacaagccatcggcgacaaggttccatagaagttgTGAcaacacaccaccttgaggacatcctcagacactcagtttctttatctctacttgtcttagaGATGAGCatagatgtcggttgctaagcattgcgtgtatccagttcgtgatatatgaaggtactccatgacctcgtgctgcttccaagatggattcgaaagacacgttgtcaaaagcaccttcaatatcaagaaaaactcctaaacatgattgcttttgtgaaaaaactAGACAACATTGGGTAACaaggtggtagtagacttcccctgctgatatgcatgttgcattgcatgcagcgggtgctcgcctaaacaaacatcccgaatgtagtggtcgattaaacgttccactgatttgagaaggaaggagatcagactgatcggtctaaagctctttgcctcctcataagtgacgcggccacctttgggaatgaattttacagttatttccTGCCACGCTAACGGAATGTACCCTGGTGCAAGACTATAAgtaagaaaccttttcaaaatatgcttgaagtgttcatatccttttttTAGTTGAACTGGAATAACTTCatcttttcccggagacttataccacagagaacagacatccatgatcgaacaaaaatatttaaaaaacgtgtgaaaacatttgaattaatatactaaaaacactagcgccgccacaccaacctatcccaactatccgtcaaatcgattccggaaccggttcgaaatcctggatggattctgcatggaatctagctcaaagaaaacaatcgATTCCGattctatcggttgatgcatttgagctggaattcatgctggaagtccgaatcggttccggactagtttgactgggtagaggaataaccgctgtcaattctgtcgcgctcagccacaaaaaaacatgacgacagtagcgcacctggtttagatatccaaactaccttcgaaaccgttagagattttacacaagttgaatgctgaagatggacgtctgttctctgtgcttatacggagcaaaactttcgatttctatttgatcgattcggttgtcacaattctacgagcaaattcccaagaatcagaactacctgaaaagaactcagggacAGTCGTCAATGATGGCTACGTACTACCTGGAAAGAGTGTGTTTAAatacagttgagtactacatcttggtcagacgagtattcaccattagtagttctaatcgaactgacatgaaagtctttcgatttcgaaagtaacttatttaatctactaggctcgttgagacttgagacatttctgcagaggcttttccaaccacgtcgctcagaggatcgaagggcttttctgtatgctttgccaGCCAATTTAAAGGCCTCCGAACCGTTCCAGCGTCTACGATttcaagctcttctacatattTTTTTGAGTCGACCAAGTTCGGCATCCCACCAAGGAGTTTCTATAGaggcacgcataactcgaagcgggcaagcctcttggtatactactactatgagtgagtttgttttatccacgacctcaacCAAGTCACCtgaagattcaatcgtcggaagatacccctGAAACCTAGTCGTCAAGCTCTCATCGTAGATCgttccagttcgtagatttgggactACGATATGTGATGTTGTCTAGCGAgatgtttaaatgatcaaagacaatgcacttatgatcagataacgagcTCGTTCGGTaagagccagtttgccaactcgtgcgtaatactgtcagagcagagagttacatctaacaccccTTCTCTGACAGCTCGTGgaaatgttgggcgatttcctccattaagtatgtgcagatttgtactgcttAAGTATTTCATcgattcggtgcctctcaaattgatatctgagctgcccaaattatttgcatcactgccgctTATGAGGGAAAACCTATTTCTGCACCAGTATTAtataacccttttgaaatcatcagaagttGATGGTTCATtaagcggcaaatatgccgaatttcttgtttatttatcttgtttatgttatcaacagttcTTGTTATTAACTGTGACAGCATAAATTTCGCAAGTTGTGAgatcggatataagacatgcgtcaatagcactattcgcaagtatacatgcacgaggcatttcacgtggatttgtcgtGCCATTTTTGATGAAAGCgtcgaagacggggttaagtaaaTCCGATTCCAATTGGAACTTGAGATGCCGCATTGACTCCCAACTAGTACACTTATAGATTCAAATGTCATGTGAATTTATGGAGTGTGTGTTCGTTTATGACAGTCCAATTTAGATTGTAATTAACAATATAATGTCGACTTTCCTTCCAGCATGTTTTTTAATGAAACAATCTTATCCCATTCCGAATGAATGAGTTATACGGCATTTCCGTGGCAAGGAAATGAACCATAATTATTTGTATTATAATTATGATATGGACAGTCGACAACCCAGCAAACAAGGTACCTGGTCTACATATGAtactttaatttaaaattccccaATATCCGCCCAACATGGTCTAATGGCCAACAGCTTTCAGTACCTATGTCAGATTACAACCTTATGCATTAATGAGATGTACGGGTTTGGATTGTTGATCGAATGGGCAGATAGACGTTGGGCTTAAACATAGCTACCGAAGAATCTAGTTTTCATTGAAAACAGCTAAATGAGGCTATAAAAAGTTGCCCTATGACGAGTTTAAAGGCAGGCTCCGGTTGAGATGTAGCAATTTAAATGCAAGGCAGCATGCAGGCATGGGATTCTTTTGTTTTGCCTACTATCGCATATGTTCGTGCCTAAGTCAAATTGGTTATCACAGCGTACAGCGGTTTATCTCAAGCGTTTGTAAAAATAAAAGATCTATGTAGATCGGTACTTGCACACAGGTAGACTAATTGTAAGGGTCGACTACGCTATTAGTAATGGATTTGCCTGTATGGTAGCGCTAACCAAACTTTTCTCAATTTTATCCACTTAGTTTTGATTTATTTCTTCTGTTCTTTGTGATAATGTTTTCAATTATACCGACTCTTATTATTTTCTAGATAAATCAAGTGTAACAGCGATGCGTACTAcgtaaattaaataaaacctAAGACGTTACTAACCGGGAACCCATGATTGAATAGGAAAGCCAGCCATCCTAATGGAAACTGGTGAGTTTCCCTTTGTGTTGTCAGTTGCTTAGAAAATACACATAACCAGTCAACCACAGCTGATTCCGACCCCTACTGTAACGATGTAACATATCATTGTTGCCTTAATACACTATCATGAAGGTACCCAAAGAGAAAGGGTTTTATTTCTCCCCCCGATCAGGATAGCCCATTTAAGGTAGTTAATACCCAACGAACTTTTGTTCGTGAATAAACATTTACACCTTTCGCCATTTTCATTACTGGCAAATGTCCTATCCATTAGCGACAGCGCATTGCATTGCAATGCAATGGTAAGCTCCATTAGGTTCAGTGCTACTAGGGTAACTATTCCTTAATACATCTTACTCTATTCGAATATTTTAATTTGAGCAGCGTCTGATATCTCTGATTAAACCTTTTGGCACAAATATTAGAATGAAAGAAATTACTATTATGTACTTAAgaggaaaacaaaaatatcgacacTCTAACTAATAGGATTGAAAAAAGTACAATCACCCTAATATCTTCAATATAGGATCTCTAAGAAATTCCCCGTTTCACCTTGGCACCCCTCTATTATGTAATTTTATAACGATCGTTCTCTGAGAAAGCGAGCGACGAATTGCACATAGTCCACACACGTGGCCAGTACAGCGTGTATGTTGTCTAATAAAAATGTATCAACAAATTTGCTACCAGGTATCGCAGTTATTATAGTTTTACAATGGAAAACAGCAAATGCTGCAGAAATTAACCGTTTAACAAGAACATCGGCGGCTTGGTGCTGGCTGGCTAGGCAATTTGTAACGTAGTAAAACGCGTCTTTCTACATACAAGCGCCAGCTGTTGGGCTCTGCAGTAGTTCTCAACCTGTTCCGtgccacggaccccttagaaatcaccctgggttgttGCTAAACATCTATTTTGTATAAGctatcaatatattattttcggtctgttaggaaacaagattcaCAAAcacatttttcttcgcggacccccaacAACGACTTCGTGGCCCCCTACAAGTTCGCGGCATCCACCATGTTGCGAATCTGCTCTATGCGATTGTTGGGCGCgttaggaatttttttttcttgggcTGATCACCTGCTCACATTAAGCTAATAACCGACCAACTGCTAGATCGATGTAAGGATACTTACTTGTCGGTTCCATCGAACAGAAAGTAGATCACCGAGAATAGACAGTAGAAGAGGCCAAATCCGATCGGCTGCACTACGTGCCATATTCGCACTGGGTAGGCCACGATGATCAGATCGATGAACATGAATACACAGTTGGTGGCGTGAACAAGGATATTGTTGGCGTCCACGGGCATCTCCTCTGTAGGTAGGGAAAGAAAACATGATGGTGTTATGGTGATTGAGTTTTATTTGGTAAATTGCGGCAGGTCTCTACATGGTATCAACCTCCTACAAAGTAACAGTTTTTTGTTCTTGCTTGTAGTACTACGAtatgaatgtaaataatatcgagcggcccctcgaataactggtccgctcagcatgggtaaaagcttctgtaatttctcccgaaatgtgAATGAGAGTGAGTGGTTGGTTGGAGTTCCTTCGAATGAACTGTCAGATGAGTGGTTGAGCACCCACCGTATCCAGCCGTGGTTGGAGCCGAGTTACTTTTGGCGGGTGGTCGCGACGCAGGCGTCGCCCCGCTTTTGAGATAACCCTTTCTGCGACCTTTAACCGCAGAATAAGCTATAGTGGAGGGGAAACTATTTGTCTCTGGGTTTTGAAAGCCATTCGGCAGCACCCGGGATTTGGTGGTAGAGGATCGAGGTCTggggatattcaaaagaaattgaagccgtatacaaaaaaaggcttcggggaaacttgcgtaatttcgtgaacgattgcgtagttccggtcacgaagatatgactcatgctttaaactgaggactccaaagatctgatttttcactttgttctggatcgtggaagaggcaggagtggtttagttttttttctcgcgCCTCGGTGTGGTTTTATAGGTAAAAGATAAAAATCGTGAGATTCTCTATATCAGTTTTGCCAGTAATTAGTTTTCCCTTCCCAGTTCTAACTCGTACAAGTTAAGTGGCTTCCCGCATATCGAAGCAGTGGTTTAGAGTCGGTATTCCCGAATTAAGGTAAGGTGCAAATGGTGGCCAGTGCAGTGCGTGCCCTAATTCCAACTTGTCGTTGGATGCGTGTTTTTCGTGCAGGTTTTAGGGAGCAGCATCGTTGCCAGCATACGTCCAGCTGCTGGGCACCGACTATCGATCAACCCACGTGGGAAACATGTAATGCAGTGACCTCCATCAGATCAGACTCTGCCAGCAAACGACCGGGCAAATCGTTTGTGGCAACCGGATCAGCATCTCCAGCGGACTGGATTTTCGAGCGACCCACTTAAAACCATGGTAGTGTGAGTActcatttccttttttttgacatgcgcatgatcaattttgtttaaacccgcaaatgccggttcagtgagctaagtgacagcgttttcgtgacaagctcaaaaagcccgggttcga encodes:
- the LOC131679190 gene encoding protein rolling stone-like, whose product is MPSKIAAACKDELGIRNCGMGHYPAEEFVKSQWQSRTKSTIFLLYRLALAIFFTAVVVNSIVVAVTPEDWGKYFIYLTHWGIMMCMATSVMGAALVARWYFHPEYSDKICNCDDMPRAFKIYWMMHNITLIVSVCITVIYWSILHNEEMPVDANNILVHATNCVFMFIDLIIVAYPVRIWHVVQPIGFGLFYCLFSVIYFLFDGTDKKGRPYIYNVLDWRTPGPAMVTVVGTIVLAVIVQVLMFFAYKLRSFVYLRYFNPKPILPTNSTINLQQGKSCDGISMVYGNDNRGYTPSEKY